Proteins from one Listeria weihenstephanensis genomic window:
- a CDS encoding FUSC family protein: MKFGARILKTGIAISLALFIAQLCHSPSPSLAGISAIFAVQPSIYRSYLEILKRGQGNIIGAAIAIGFGLYIGNDFILIGVASIICVALLIQFKLESTIGLALVTLVIVMDSPTNDFLMIALTRFGTIMLGLVAAFIVNLIFLPPKYEETLFQFIYSTNDEIMRWIKLNLRHAADFPLLKKDMKWMQKQIKQMTSYYELYQEERTFLRRTRVSKSRKIAIYRQMILCSQKGYELLKILHRYENDFLQLPPDKQEVIRWQIDYLTDTHEQLLLTYIDKVSVDLHYAEKHLAQDPQDLMRLFLNEMKVIDKEDDDEGIDQYHLMRIIACVFAYQETVDYLEKLMHSFKLRHNKDNKIDIDVHE, translated from the coding sequence ATGAAATTTGGGGCTAGGATTCTAAAAACAGGAATTGCGATTAGCTTAGCACTTTTTATTGCCCAACTTTGCCACTCCCCTTCGCCTTCTTTGGCAGGGATTTCGGCCATTTTCGCAGTGCAACCATCCATCTATCGGTCTTATTTAGAAATTTTGAAGCGAGGACAGGGTAATATTATTGGTGCTGCAATCGCGATTGGTTTCGGACTTTATATTGGTAATGACTTTATTTTAATCGGGGTCGCATCTATTATTTGTGTCGCTTTGCTAATTCAGTTTAAGCTTGAAAGCACGATTGGTCTTGCGCTTGTGACGTTGGTTATTGTGATGGACTCGCCAACAAATGACTTCTTGATGATTGCCCTCACTAGGTTTGGTACGATTATGCTGGGGCTTGTCGCGGCGTTTATTGTGAATCTCATTTTCTTGCCTCCCAAATATGAAGAAACGTTATTCCAATTTATTTACAGTACGAATGATGAGATTATGCGCTGGATTAAGCTTAATTTAAGGCACGCTGCTGATTTTCCACTCCTTAAGAAAGATATGAAGTGGATGCAAAAGCAAATTAAGCAAATGACGAGCTACTACGAGTTATATCAGGAAGAGCGAACTTTTCTGAGGCGAACGAGGGTTTCTAAATCACGAAAAATAGCGATCTACCGGCAAATGATCCTGTGTTCTCAAAAAGGTTATGAGTTGTTAAAAATACTGCACCGCTATGAAAATGACTTTTTACAGCTACCTCCTGATAAACAAGAGGTGATTCGCTGGCAAATTGATTATTTGACGGATACGCATGAGCAGCTTCTTTTAACGTATATTGATAAGGTTTCTGTGGATTTGCATTATGCAGAGAAACATTTGGCGCAAGACCCGCAAGATTTGATGCGGTTGTTCTTGAATGAAATGAAGGTTATTGATAAGGAAGACGATGATGAGGGCATTGATCAGTACCATTTAATGCGGATTATCGCTTGTGTCTTTGCTTATCAGGAAACAGTTGATTATCTGGAAAAATTAATGCATAGCTTCAAATTACGACATAATAAAGATAATAAAATTGATATCGATGTGCATGAATAA
- a CDS encoding winged helix-turn-helix transcriptional regulator, with protein MQKRKTEFSCGADVTSSVIGGKWKLQILTHLMRRTTRFNEFRRLIPEITQRMLTLQLRELEQDGVVHRKIYHQIPPKVEYSLTELGISMVPLIQVMCDWGIKNEQIISQNRITANQIKEPSQL; from the coding sequence ATGCAAAAACGTAAAACAGAATTTTCATGTGGGGCAGATGTTACGTCCTCCGTGATCGGCGGCAAATGGAAATTACAGATTTTGACTCACCTGATGAGAAGAACCACGCGTTTCAACGAGTTTCGCCGGCTTATTCCAGAAATCACACAACGCATGCTCACATTACAATTGCGAGAATTAGAGCAGGACGGCGTTGTTCATCGTAAAATATATCATCAGATTCCGCCAAAAGTTGAGTACAGTCTAACCGAATTAGGTATCTCGATGGTGCCACTCATCCAAGTAATGTGCGATTGGGGAATAAAGAATGAACAAATAATCAGTCAAAATCGTATCACCGCGAACCAAATAAAAGAACCGAGCCAGCTCTGA
- a CDS encoding NAD(P)H-dependent oxidoreductase translates to MSTKQEIINAFHYRFACKVFDTTKNISDEDFEFILETGRLSPSSFGLEPWKILVVENKTLRQEIMPLAWGAQTQLPTADKFLIILSRKKESLLPESDYIQNQVNHVLEMPAEVAEAYTAHFGNFLKNDFDLLVDDRRVFDWASRQAYLAMANMMTSAAAIGIDSCPIEGFDMKAVEQLLADKNVINSEEFGVSAMLAFGYRANPPSRDKKRQSLETLIETIY, encoded by the coding sequence ATGTCAACAAAACAAGAAATTATAAATGCATTTCACTACCGGTTCGCGTGTAAGGTATTCGATACAACGAAAAATATTTCTGATGAGGATTTCGAATTCATTTTGGAAACTGGGAGATTATCACCTTCTTCTTTCGGTTTGGAGCCTTGGAAGATCCTCGTTGTGGAAAACAAAACTTTGCGTCAAGAAATCATGCCACTTGCTTGGGGCGCACAAACGCAATTACCGACTGCTGACAAATTTTTAATTATCCTATCCCGCAAAAAAGAATCGTTGCTGCCTGAGTCAGATTATATTCAAAATCAAGTGAATCATGTTTTGGAAATGCCTGCTGAGGTTGCAGAGGCTTATACAGCACATTTCGGTAATTTTTTGAAGAATGATTTCGATTTGCTCGTAGATGATCGCCGCGTATTTGATTGGGCTAGTCGTCAAGCCTACTTAGCAATGGCAAACATGATGACGAGCGCTGCGGCCATTGGTATCGATTCTTGTCCGATTGAAGGATTCGATATGAAAGCTGTGGAGCAATTACTGGCTGATAAGAACGTGATAAATAGTGAAGAATTTGGGGTTTCTGCCATGTTAGCCTTTGGTTATCGTGCAAATCCACCAAGTCGTGATAAAAAGCGCCAATCATTAGAAACACTTATAGAAACGATTTACTAA
- a CDS encoding nucleoside tri-diphosphate phosphatase, whose protein sequence is MYLPKEKEIIQIKSYKHDGSLHRTWKKTVVLKSTENVIIGGNDHTLVVESDGRKWVTREPAICYFHSEYWFNVISMIREDGIYHYCNLGTPFASDEEAVKYIDYDLDIKVFPDGRFHLLDEGEYEQHRRQMKYPDSIDRILRHNVDVLSHWILDKKGPFSKDYIDIWYEKYKEYR, encoded by the coding sequence ATGTACTTACCTAAGGAGAAAGAAATTATTCAAATCAAGAGCTACAAACATGATGGATCACTTCATCGTACTTGGAAAAAAACAGTTGTCTTGAAATCGACAGAAAACGTTATTATCGGTGGAAACGATCACACGCTAGTGGTAGAATCGGACGGTCGCAAATGGGTGACTCGCGAACCTGCCATTTGCTATTTCCACAGTGAATACTGGTTTAATGTGATTTCAATGATTCGAGAAGACGGGATTTATCACTACTGTAACTTAGGTACGCCTTTTGCATCAGATGAGGAAGCGGTCAAATATATTGACTATGATCTGGATATTAAAGTTTTTCCAGACGGCCGATTCCATCTACTAGATGAAGGCGAATACGAACAACATAGAAGACAGATGAAATATCCAGACTCAATCGATCGTATACTGCGACACAATGTAGATGTATTATCTCACTGGATTTTGGACAAAAAAGGCCCATTTTCTAAAGATTACATTGACATTTGGTATGAAAAGTATAAAGAATATCGCTAA
- the fabL gene encoding enoyl-[acyl-carrier-protein] reductase FabL has translation MNKVALITGSSRGIGREIALELAKQGYDIAVNFARSRSKAEEVAKEIEALGQKAILVRANVGDVEKIKGMFEEIDAAFGRLDVLVNNAASGVLRPIMELNESHWDWTMDINAKALLFASQEAAKRMQKIGGGKIVSLSSVGAIRYLENYTTVGVSKAAVESLTRYLAVELAPFGIAVNAVSGGLIETEALDHFPNREELLADAVAKTPAGRMVESQDLVKAVSFLISDQADMIRGQTIVVDGGRTLLL, from the coding sequence ATGAATAAAGTAGCATTAATAACGGGAAGTAGTCGAGGGATTGGTCGGGAAATCGCTTTGGAACTCGCGAAGCAAGGATACGATATCGCGGTAAATTTTGCGAGAAGTAGAAGTAAGGCGGAGGAAGTGGCCAAAGAAATTGAAGCGCTGGGACAAAAAGCAATTTTAGTTCGTGCCAATGTGGGCGATGTCGAAAAAATAAAAGGCATGTTTGAAGAAATTGATGCAGCGTTTGGAAGGCTTGACGTGTTAGTAAATAACGCGGCAAGTGGAGTATTACGTCCGATTATGGAATTAAACGAGTCTCATTGGGATTGGACGATGGATATCAACGCTAAGGCGCTACTTTTTGCAAGTCAAGAAGCTGCGAAACGGATGCAAAAAATCGGCGGAGGCAAGATCGTGAGCCTAAGTTCGGTCGGCGCGATTCGTTATTTAGAGAACTATACGACGGTTGGCGTGTCAAAAGCAGCGGTGGAGTCATTGACGCGCTACCTAGCTGTTGAATTAGCGCCATTCGGAATTGCTGTCAATGCCGTTTCTGGCGGACTGATTGAGACGGAGGCGTTGGATCATTTTCCGAATCGAGAAGAATTATTGGCCGATGCCGTTGCGAAAACACCTGCTGGACGAATGGTAGAATCACAGGACTTAGTGAAGGCTGTGTCATTCTTGATTAGTGATCAGGCAGATATGATTCGCGGGCAGACAATTGTTGTTGATGGCGGAAGAACGTTGCTGCTCTAA
- the mutY gene encoding A/G-specific adenine glycosylase: MDWKQEKIVTFRTALIDWYEKNKRVLPWRENTEPYRIWVSEIMLQQTKVDTVMPYFERFMTWFPTMQDFTEAPEERILKAWEGLGYYSRVRNLQAAMKTVVEEMDGVVPDNLTDILELKGVGPYTAGAVLSIAYERPEPAVDGNVMRVISRVLEIDDDIMKQKTRKKFEAALYELIDPEKPGEFNQGLMEIGALVCTPKKPMCLVCPLQEFCEAHKAGEEELYPVKIKKTKVKKMYLSSAIVQTGADQFIIEQRPDTGLLANLWQFPTVEQSDNQEALKLAFLQKYGMELQIKPEPITHVKHIFSHLVWEVDVFAAQAITTQPVDLKLKTVTKEEMGHLAFPVPYQKMWQAFQKGEIQ, translated from the coding sequence ATGGATTGGAAACAAGAAAAAATAGTCACATTTAGAACAGCGTTAATTGACTGGTATGAAAAGAATAAGCGCGTTTTACCTTGGCGCGAAAATACCGAACCGTACCGAATTTGGGTTTCAGAAATCATGCTACAACAAACAAAAGTGGACACAGTTATGCCATATTTTGAACGATTCATGACTTGGTTCCCAACAATGCAAGATTTCACTGAGGCGCCTGAAGAGCGAATTTTAAAGGCTTGGGAAGGTTTGGGCTATTATTCGAGGGTGCGTAATTTACAAGCCGCGATGAAAACGGTTGTCGAGGAGATGGATGGAGTCGTTCCAGATAATTTAACCGATATCCTAGAACTAAAAGGCGTTGGGCCATATACGGCAGGAGCAGTTCTGAGTATTGCTTACGAACGCCCAGAGCCAGCAGTTGATGGTAATGTCATGCGTGTTATCTCACGCGTCCTTGAAATTGACGACGACATCATGAAACAGAAAACCAGAAAGAAATTTGAAGCCGCGCTCTACGAACTAATTGATCCAGAAAAGCCTGGTGAATTTAATCAAGGCTTGATGGAAATTGGAGCCCTCGTTTGTACACCGAAAAAGCCGATGTGCCTTGTGTGTCCGTTACAAGAGTTTTGCGAAGCGCACAAAGCGGGTGAGGAAGAACTTTATCCAGTTAAAATAAAGAAAACAAAAGTTAAAAAAATGTACCTTTCAAGCGCTATTGTGCAAACAGGAGCGGATCAGTTCATCATCGAACAACGCCCTGACACTGGATTGCTCGCTAATCTATGGCAATTTCCAACGGTCGAACAATCAGATAATCAAGAAGCGCTAAAACTAGCCTTTTTACAAAAGTACGGTATGGAGCTCCAAATCAAACCAGAACCAATAACGCACGTCAAGCACATCTTTTCACATCTAGTCTGGGAAGTGGACGTTTTCGCAGCGCAAGCGATAACAACACAACCCGTCGATTTAAAATTAAAAACCGTCACAAAAGAAGAAATGGGACACTTAGCTTTTCCGGTTCCATATCAAAAAATGTGGCAAGCATTTCAAAAGGGGGAAATACAATGA
- a CDS encoding metal-dependent hydrolase: MDTGTHVVMGIALGAVATAIDPAIVGSSAAIGIMTATIIGSQIPDIDTVLKLKNNADYIRNHRGITHSLPGLAIWPLLLSFILSLIFPAAPFWHLLLWTFVAVAFHIFVDIFNAYGTQALRPFKDTWVAFGFINTFDIFIFASHVVAIIIWLMGAPALPTFFTLYAILAVYYVARFITQKVITHAVKNLIPDSEEIIVASTIRFFQWRVAVTTKDHYYVGRAFKRNISIYEKFDRLPVPDNDIIHAAMKDKNLAAFVSFSKVYNWRIEEKMDGTYVTYTDLRYRSNGHYPFVAVVKLDDDLNIESSYTGWIFSDEKLHKKLHPVTN; this comes from the coding sequence TTGGACACTGGCACACATGTTGTAATGGGAATTGCACTCGGCGCTGTAGCAACGGCAATCGACCCTGCTATCGTCGGTAGTTCCGCTGCCATAGGTATCATGACAGCCACTATTATTGGTTCACAAATACCGGACATTGATACTGTTCTAAAACTTAAAAATAATGCAGATTATATTCGTAATCACCGTGGGATCACACACTCCCTTCCAGGTCTTGCAATTTGGCCTCTTTTACTATCTTTCATTTTGTCACTCATTTTTCCAGCAGCACCGTTCTGGCATCTCTTGTTGTGGACGTTCGTCGCAGTCGCGTTCCATATCTTTGTCGATATTTTCAATGCATATGGAACACAGGCGTTAAGGCCATTTAAGGACACGTGGGTCGCTTTTGGATTTATCAATACTTTTGATATCTTCATCTTCGCCTCACATGTTGTAGCTATCATTATTTGGTTAATGGGCGCACCAGCTCTACCAACGTTCTTCACGCTTTACGCGATTCTGGCGGTTTATTATGTAGCAAGATTTATCACACAGAAAGTCATCACCCATGCTGTTAAAAATCTCATTCCTGATTCTGAGGAAATTATTGTCGCATCTACCATTCGCTTTTTCCAATGGCGCGTAGCTGTAACAACAAAAGATCACTATTATGTAGGTCGCGCTTTTAAACGCAATATCTCGATTTATGAGAAATTTGATCGTTTACCAGTTCCCGACAATGACATTATTCACGCAGCAATGAAAGATAAGAATCTAGCGGCATTTGTATCGTTTTCCAAAGTATATAACTGGCGGATTGAAGAAAAAATGGACGGCACCTACGTTACGTATACCGATTTAAGATATCGTAGCAATGGGCACTATCCATTCGTCGCAGTCGTTAAATTGGATGACGATCTAAATATCGAGTCTTCTTATACAGGTTGGATCTTTAGTGATGAAAAACTACACAAAAAATTGCATCCCGTAACAAATTGA
- a CDS encoding YfhJ family protein, with protein sequence MQTYFEKLKLELLAVNDNLTPDEALWWVEMLWTDFEATYAKAGYPYRGTEYAYDYVSKQIKQHGASLHLVERKPR encoded by the coding sequence ATGCAAACCTATTTTGAAAAGTTAAAACTTGAATTATTAGCGGTAAACGATAATCTAACCCCAGACGAAGCCCTTTGGTGGGTCGAAATGCTATGGACTGATTTTGAAGCAACATACGCCAAAGCTGGTTACCCATATCGAGGTACGGAATACGCCTATGATTATGTTTCCAAGCAAATAAAGCAACACGGGGCATCGCTTCACTTAGTCGAACGAAAACCCCGCTAA
- the recX gene encoding recombination regulator RecX, with amino-acid sequence MKITSISQQQKNKERYNVFVAEKYLFSVDEVVLAKYQLFKDRELTDEELAEIQEEDAIRRGLNKAIQYLAHRVRSEKEIRTHLAKAEMEPDEISLVIKRLAEMKYINDLEFAHLYVRTQVNTTTKGPRQIERELVTKGIIRDYIEEALADFKDDDQLENAIKLAAKIVNRSRKSAKRQLQQKLVTELIQKGYTTDLAKEASAIALEDFSEEQEQDILGEQLEKLLRKNRRYGPGKCRQKTITSLLQKGFSYDIIQDYMRENELDFEEEKD; translated from the coding sequence ATGAAAATAACATCCATTTCACAGCAACAGAAAAATAAAGAGCGTTACAATGTTTTTGTTGCAGAGAAATATTTATTTAGTGTAGACGAGGTCGTTCTTGCCAAATACCAACTTTTCAAGGATCGTGAATTGACGGATGAAGAACTTGCTGAAATTCAAGAAGAGGATGCGATCCGCCGTGGTTTAAACAAAGCGATTCAATATTTAGCGCATCGAGTTCGTTCAGAAAAAGAAATCCGCACACATCTTGCAAAAGCCGAGATGGAGCCTGATGAAATAAGTCTGGTTATTAAACGCTTGGCCGAAATGAAGTATATTAATGATTTAGAGTTCGCTCATCTTTACGTTCGGACGCAAGTGAATACGACAACAAAAGGGCCGCGCCAAATCGAGCGTGAACTCGTGACAAAAGGAATTATTCGCGACTATATTGAAGAAGCCCTTGCTGACTTTAAAGACGATGATCAACTTGAAAATGCCATAAAACTAGCTGCCAAAATCGTCAATAGAAGTCGAAAATCGGCCAAACGCCAACTGCAACAAAAATTAGTCACAGAACTTATCCAAAAAGGTTATACCACAGACCTTGCAAAAGAAGCAAGCGCTATTGCTCTAGAAGATTTTTCGGAAGAGCAAGAGCAGGATATTCTCGGTGAACAATTAGAAAAGTTACTGCGTAAAAATCGACGTTACGGACCAGGGAAGTGCCGCCAGAAGACGATCACATCGCTCTTGCAAAAAGGATTCTCCTATGATATCATTCAAGATTATATGCGTGAGAATGAATTAGATTTTGAAGAGGAGAAAGATTAA
- a CDS encoding TIGR01777 family oxidoreductase translates to MNILMTGGTGFIGSHLVPALIDNGHTVYILTRQDKEDTRKIHYLKWMNGDTPDLSGISIDICINLAGAAIADKRWTDNRKQVILESRVDATTELVKIIHNLQPKPKLLLNASAIGVYPTSQTTFFLDTEEHETADNFLAETVISWEKAARASGIRTVFTRFGLILGTDGGSLPVLTKQFSFLIGGPLGDGNQWYSWIHIDDVVRALLFIIENDKLEGPINITAPHPIQQKKFAELLGEAMNRPAKIAAPASMIRLAMGERAMLILEGQRVYPQKLLNENFSFKFPKIEDALADLIKE, encoded by the coding sequence ATGAATATTTTAATGACAGGTGGCACTGGTTTTATCGGTAGTCATCTCGTACCAGCTCTTATTGATAATGGGCATACCGTCTATATTTTAACGCGTCAAGACAAGGAGGATACAAGGAAAATTCATTATCTCAAGTGGATGAATGGAGATACGCCTGATTTAAGTGGTATTTCTATTGATATATGTATAAATCTTGCGGGCGCTGCGATTGCTGATAAGCGTTGGACGGATAATCGGAAACAAGTCATATTGGAAAGTCGTGTCGATGCTACAACGGAACTCGTAAAAATCATTCATAATCTACAACCTAAACCGAAATTATTGCTAAATGCCAGCGCGATCGGTGTCTATCCAACCTCACAAACAACCTTTTTCTTGGATACCGAAGAACATGAAACAGCGGATAATTTCCTTGCTGAAACCGTTATTTCTTGGGAAAAAGCGGCACGTGCTTCTGGAATCAGGACTGTATTCACCCGCTTCGGTTTAATTTTAGGTACAGACGGTGGTTCCTTACCAGTACTCACAAAGCAGTTTTCCTTTTTGATTGGTGGACCGCTCGGCGATGGAAATCAATGGTATTCGTGGATTCATATTGACGATGTTGTTCGGGCGCTTTTATTTATTATCGAAAATGATAAACTGGAAGGCCCTATCAATATAACGGCACCACATCCTATTCAACAGAAAAAATTTGCAGAGCTATTAGGAGAAGCGATGAATCGACCTGCCAAAATTGCAGCCCCAGCTTCCATGATTCGCTTAGCAATGGGTGAGCGCGCGATGCTTATTTTAGAAGGGCAACGCGTCTATCCGCAAAAACTGCTGAATGAGAATTTCAGCTTTAAATTCCCCAAAATTGAGGATGCATTGGCGGACTTAATTAAAGAATAA
- the mprF gene encoding bifunctional lysylphosphatidylglycerol flippase/synthetase MprF, with translation MKEKFAKLVTWFQQNSTKVKIIFVVFVLAFVVYEVISIGTTTDFGALKDNLTSQSPENIIIMIVVGLLAVTPMLIYDFVIVKLLPGTFPTSHIIASGWITNTFTNIGGFGGVLGASLRANFYGKNADHKQILLAISKIALFLVSGLSIYCLVGLVTLTIPGFADHFRNYWPWLLAGGLYFPILFFVTKWKSKTLFEDLPLKRELLLVLASLLEWAFAFGCFIIIGVLMNEPVDVAKVFPLFVIASVIGIASMVPGGVGTFDVVMILGLEALGVPTDLSVAWLLFYRIFYYIIPFAAGLLFFVQKAGKKFNDYLEGLPQLFLQKLAHRFLVIFVYFAGLMLIISAAIPNAIYHLPLLYKLAPFSLFFVSQITMIAFGFLLLGLARGIESKVTKAYVTTIVVLGCAIFNTLAQGFSIKAAIFLGIVLFCVYLARNEFYREKLVYTWSKIIFDSVLFIACIAGYALIGIYNSPKVPHHKKIPDYLLIPSEHVWITGFIGVAIAIISLIIIFYYFSMTNTTIGEPFDAKRLRAHLAKYKGNEVSHTMFMRDKLLFWAKDDKMVFPFRLKADKMVIMGEPVGDKAYLEDALEELMIYADKFGYRPVFYEVDVDMLAFLHDHGFDFMKIGEEGFVSLPEFTLTGKKRKGERALMNKFEREGYTFEIIEPDYDERTIQRLRDISDDWLDGRSEKGFSLGYFDVYYLEQAPIAIARNAEGEIIAFASMMPCYNDEMTSIDLMRYGKDAPSGIMDFLFINLFQKGQEDGYQIFNAGMAPLSNVGASQFAFLGERLAGLVYRYSQGFYGFQGLRNYKSKYVTTWVQKFVAFRKRSSIAFTMLQLMALVGKKRPLSREQIVEDIPDEDIEIIAESEEMK, from the coding sequence ATGAAAGAAAAATTTGCAAAATTAGTAACATGGTTCCAACAAAATAGTACGAAGGTTAAAATTATATTTGTTGTTTTTGTACTAGCGTTTGTTGTGTACGAAGTTATTAGTATCGGAACAACCACCGATTTTGGCGCGTTAAAAGACAATCTAACATCGCAAAGTCCAGAAAATATTATCATTATGATTGTCGTTGGGTTGCTTGCTGTAACACCAATGCTCATTTATGATTTTGTGATCGTAAAACTCCTGCCGGGAACTTTTCCGACGAGTCACATTATCGCCTCAGGGTGGATTACGAATACATTTACGAATATCGGAGGCTTTGGCGGTGTACTTGGAGCCTCGTTACGTGCCAACTTTTATGGAAAAAATGCCGATCATAAACAAATTCTCTTAGCTATCTCAAAAATTGCGCTATTCCTCGTTTCTGGCTTATCGATCTATTGCTTGGTTGGCCTTGTAACACTTACCATTCCTGGATTCGCTGACCATTTCCGTAATTATTGGCCATGGCTCTTAGCGGGAGGTTTATATTTCCCAATCTTATTCTTCGTTACAAAATGGAAAAGCAAAACCTTATTTGAAGACTTGCCGTTAAAACGAGAACTATTACTTGTACTCGCTTCATTACTTGAGTGGGCGTTTGCATTCGGTTGCTTTATCATCATCGGTGTTTTGATGAACGAGCCAGTCGACGTAGCAAAAGTATTTCCATTATTCGTTATCGCATCTGTTATCGGGATAGCATCGATGGTTCCTGGTGGTGTGGGCACATTTGATGTAGTCATGATTTTAGGACTCGAAGCACTTGGCGTACCGACAGATTTAAGTGTTGCATGGCTTTTATTCTACCGTATTTTCTATTACATCATCCCATTTGCTGCTGGATTATTATTCTTTGTCCAAAAAGCAGGGAAGAAGTTCAATGATTATTTAGAAGGCTTGCCACAACTCTTTTTACAGAAGTTAGCGCATCGTTTTCTAGTCATCTTTGTTTACTTCGCAGGGTTGATGCTGATTATCTCTGCTGCTATCCCAAACGCAATATATCATTTACCATTACTCTATAAATTAGCGCCGTTCAGCCTTTTCTTCGTATCACAAATTACGATGATCGCCTTTGGTTTCCTGCTTTTGGGCTTAGCTCGCGGGATCGAAAGCAAAGTGACGAAAGCTTACGTGACAACAATCGTAGTGTTAGGCTGTGCTATTTTTAACACGTTAGCACAAGGATTTTCCATCAAAGCTGCAATATTTCTAGGAATCGTCCTATTCTGCGTTTACTTGGCGCGGAACGAATTTTATCGTGAAAAGCTCGTTTACACGTGGAGTAAGATTATTTTTGACAGCGTCCTATTTATTGCTTGTATTGCCGGTTATGCCTTGATTGGAATTTACAACTCACCAAAAGTACCACATCACAAGAAGATTCCAGACTATCTCTTGATTCCATCAGAACATGTTTGGATTACAGGGTTTATCGGTGTCGCCATTGCGATTATAAGTCTGATTATTATCTTCTACTATTTCTCCATGACGAACACTACGATTGGTGAACCATTTGATGCTAAACGCTTACGAGCACATTTAGCAAAATACAAAGGTAACGAAGTAAGCCATACCATGTTTATGCGCGATAAATTATTATTCTGGGCAAAGGATGACAAAATGGTATTTCCATTCCGACTCAAGGCCGACAAAATGGTCATTATGGGAGAACCGGTCGGAGATAAAGCCTATCTCGAAGATGCTCTAGAAGAATTAATGATATACGCTGATAAATTTGGCTATCGTCCTGTCTTTTATGAGGTAGATGTGGATATGCTGGCATTCTTGCACGATCATGGATTTGATTTCATGAAGATTGGGGAAGAAGGCTTCGTATCTCTACCAGAATTCACGTTGACAGGTAAAAAACGAAAAGGTGAACGTGCCCTAATGAATAAATTCGAGCGAGAAGGGTATACTTTTGAGATTATCGAACCAGATTATGACGAGCGGACGATTCAGCGCTTGCGTGATATTTCAGATGACTGGCTAGACGGTAGAAGCGAAAAAGGTTTTTCACTCGGTTACTTTGACGTCTATTACTTGGAACAAGCTCCGATCGCGATTGCACGAAACGCAGAGGGTGAAATCATTGCCTTTGCCTCTATGATGCCATGTTATAATGACGAAATGACATCGATAGATTTAATGCGCTACGGCAAAGATGCACCGAGTGGGATCATGGATTTCCTATTCATTAATCTTTTCCAAAAAGGTCAAGAAGACGGCTATCAGATTTTTAATGCAGGTATGGCGCCACTCTCGAACGTCGGGGCCTCACAATTTGCCTTTTTAGGAGAGCGGCTTGCAGGACTTGTATACCGTTATAGCCAAGGATTCTATGGTTTCCAAGGGTTGCGTAATTACAAATCGAAATACGTGACTACTTGGGTACAAAAATTTGTTGCGTTCCGAAAACGTAGCTCGATCGCCTTTACAATGTTACAACTCATGGCTCTCGTAGGGAAAAAACGCCCACTATCACGAGAACAAATTGTAGAAGATATACCTGATGAAGATATTGAAATCATCGCAGAATCTGAAGAAATGAAATAA